From the genome of Rhizobium binae, one region includes:
- the xdhA gene encoding xanthine dehydrogenase small subunit, whose translation MNDSIRFILNGEDIALTHVGPTDTLLDFLRLKRRLTGTKEGCAEGDCGACTVLVGRLADGKLAYETVNACIRFIGSLHATHVVTVEHLAGRDGVLHPVQQALVDCHGSQCGFCTPGFVMSLYGLWLTKENPGRREIEKALQGNLCRCTGYEPIVKAAEQVSLTRPSALFDPLQRTRSEIIARLWAQQASGTIRITCGEDRLIVPASVQALAEVLSQEPEATIVAGATDVGLWVTKQMRRLSPVVFINHLSELQSAKESEDGVTVGAGVSYTRAFEAIAPKIPALGRLIDRIGGEQVRNMGTIGGNIANGSPIGDSPPPLIALGATLTLRSLEGRRKMPLEDFFIAYGKQDRRPGEFVESVFVPYPKPTSRFAAYKITKRRDEDITAVLGAFLLTLDAADIVTDIRIAFGGMAATPKRAQAVEAALIGKSWTEATIDAARPAFDADFQPLTDWRATAEYRQLTAKNLLTRFYLETVGAPAELKRFEEVA comes from the coding sequence ATGAACGACAGCATCCGCTTCATCCTGAACGGCGAAGATATCGCGCTCACCCATGTCGGGCCGACCGATACGCTTCTCGATTTTCTCCGGTTGAAGCGGCGCCTGACGGGTACCAAGGAAGGCTGCGCCGAAGGCGATTGCGGCGCCTGCACCGTGCTCGTCGGGCGTCTGGCCGACGGCAAGCTTGCCTATGAAACGGTCAATGCCTGCATTCGTTTCATCGGTTCGCTGCATGCTACCCATGTGGTGACGGTCGAGCATCTGGCCGGGCGGGACGGCGTGCTGCATCCGGTGCAACAGGCGTTGGTCGATTGTCATGGCTCGCAATGCGGCTTTTGCACCCCGGGCTTCGTCATGTCGCTCTATGGCCTCTGGCTGACGAAGGAAAATCCCGGCCGTCGCGAGATCGAAAAGGCGCTGCAAGGCAATCTCTGTCGCTGCACGGGTTACGAGCCGATCGTCAAGGCGGCCGAGCAGGTGAGCCTGACGCGGCCGAGCGCGCTCTTCGATCCGCTGCAGCGGACGCGCTCGGAAATCATTGCGCGGCTCTGGGCCCAGCAGGCGAGCGGCACCATCCGGATCACCTGCGGCGAAGACCGGCTGATCGTTCCGGCGTCGGTTCAGGCTCTGGCGGAAGTCCTATCGCAGGAACCCGAGGCGACCATCGTTGCCGGCGCGACCGATGTCGGCCTCTGGGTGACGAAGCAGATGCGACGGCTGAGCCCGGTCGTTTTCATCAATCATCTGAGCGAATTGCAGTCGGCCAAGGAAAGCGAAGACGGCGTCACCGTCGGCGCCGGTGTCAGCTACACCAGGGCTTTCGAAGCGATCGCCCCGAAAATCCCGGCGCTCGGAAGGCTGATCGACCGTATCGGCGGCGAGCAGGTGCGCAATATGGGCACGATCGGCGGCAATATCGCCAACGGTTCGCCAATCGGCGACAGCCCGCCGCCGTTGATCGCGCTCGGCGCGACGCTGACGCTGCGCTCCCTGGAAGGCCGCCGCAAGATGCCGCTCGAAGATTTCTTCATCGCCTATGGCAAGCAGGATCGCAGGCCCGGCGAATTTGTCGAGAGCGTGTTCGTGCCCTATCCCAAGCCCACCAGCCGCTTTGCCGCCTACAAGATCACCAAGCGGCGCGACGAGGACATCACCGCCGTGCTCGGCGCCTTCCTGCTGACGCTCGATGCGGCCGACATAGTCACCGACATCCGCATCGCCTTCGGCGGCATGGCGGCAACGCCGAAACGCGCTCAAGCTGTCGAAGCCGCGCTGATCGGCAAATCATGGACGGAAGCGACGATCGACGCCGCTCGCCCCGCCTTCGATGCCGACTTCCAGCCCCTGACCGACTGGCGCGCCACGGCGGAATACCGGCAGCTGACGGCGAAGAACCTGCTGACGCGCTTCTATCTGGAAACAGTGGGCGCGCCGGCGGAGCTGAAGCGGTTCGAGGAGGTGGCGTGA
- a CDS encoding urate hydroxylase PuuD has translation MYEYAIAWEWLAFAARWFHVITAIAWIGSSFYFIALDLGLVKRPHLPPGAYGEEWQVHGGGFYHIQKYLVAPAQMPEHLTWFKYESYFTWISGFLMLCIVYYGGADLFLIDRHVLDISPPVAILISLASLVFGWIVYDLLCKSPLGRNTWGLMAVLYVVLVFMAWGYTQLFTGRAAFLHLGAFTATIMSANVFMIIIPNQKIVVADLIAGRTPDPKYGQAAKQRSLHNNYLTLPVIFFMLSNHYPLAFGTAFNWVIAALVFLMGVTIRHWFNTTHARKGRPTWTWIVTLILFILIMWLSTAPKLLTGEKDTAAVAPAFQQFAGNPHFPAVKQLVATRCSMCHAAEPVYEGIVRPPKEVMLENDAEIAAHAREIYIQAGRSHAMPPGNITDITLDERKLLVAWFESAVEGKKQ, from the coding sequence ATGTATGAATATGCCATAGCATGGGAATGGCTGGCTTTCGCGGCACGCTGGTTCCATGTCATCACTGCGATCGCCTGGATCGGATCGTCCTTTTATTTCATCGCGCTCGATCTCGGACTGGTGAAACGCCCGCATCTGCCGCCCGGCGCCTATGGCGAGGAATGGCAGGTCCATGGCGGCGGCTTCTATCATATCCAGAAATATCTGGTGGCGCCCGCGCAAATGCCGGAGCACCTGACCTGGTTCAAATATGAGAGCTATTTTACCTGGATATCCGGCTTCCTGATGCTCTGCATCGTCTATTATGGCGGCGCCGACCTCTTCCTGATCGATCGGCATGTGCTCGATATCAGCCCGCCGGTCGCGATCCTGATCTCGCTCGCGTCGCTCGTCTTCGGCTGGATCGTCTACGACCTGCTCTGCAAGTCGCCGCTCGGCCGCAACACCTGGGGGCTGATGGCGGTGCTCTATGTCGTGCTCGTCTTCATGGCCTGGGGTTACACGCAGCTTTTCACCGGCCGCGCCGCCTTCCTGCATCTAGGCGCCTTTACCGCGACGATCATGTCGGCCAACGTCTTCATGATCATCATCCCCAACCAGAAGATCGTCGTTGCCGACCTGATCGCCGGCCGTACACCCGATCCGAAATACGGCCAGGCCGCCAAGCAGCGCTCGCTGCACAACAACTACCTGACGCTGCCCGTCATCTTCTTCATGCTGTCGAACCATTATCCGCTCGCCTTCGGCACGGCGTTCAACTGGGTGATCGCGGCGCTGGTCTTCCTGATGGGCGTCACCATCCGCCACTGGTTCAACACCACCCATGCCAGGAAAGGCCGGCCGACCTGGACCTGGATCGTCACCCTCATCCTCTTCATCCTGATTATGTGGCTTTCGACGGCGCCGAAACTGCTGACCGGCGAGAAGGATACGGCGGCGGTGGCGCCAGCCTTCCAGCAATTCGCCGGCAATCCACATTTCCCCGCCGTCAAGCAACTGGTCGCGACCCGCTGTTCCATGTGCCACGCCGCCGAACCCGTTTATGAGGGCATCGTGCGACCGCCGAAGGAGGTGATGCTCGAAAACGACGCGGAAATTGCCGCCCATGCCCGCGAGATCTATATACAGGCGGGCCGCAGCCATGCCATGCCGCCCGGCAATATCACCGATATCACGCTGGACGAACGCAAGCTGCTCGTCGCCTGGTTCGAAAGCGCAGTCGAAGGCAAGAAACAATGA
- the guaD gene encoding guanine deaminase, giving the protein MTTTLLRGRLLSFHRAPLSLADSQSYLYEEDGGLLIEDGLIASVGAYADVQAKAAADVVEIDHRPHLILPGFIDMHLHFPQMQVIASYAANLLEWLNTYTFPEECRFVESAHAERIATHFYDELIRHGTTTAVAYCSVHKTSADAFFAEAMKRNMRMVGGKVMMDRNAPQGLLDTPEMGYDETRQVIADWHGKGRNHVAITPRFAITSTPAQMEATGALAREFPDLHIQTHLSENHDEIKFTCELYPEAIDYTDIYARYGLLGPKSLFGHAIHLSEREADVMSETGAVAVHCPTSNLFLGSGLFPLKALARREKPVRIGVATDIGGGSSYSMLKTMDEAYKIQQLLGERLNPLESYYLMTRGNAEALSLADRIGTLDAGTEADLVVLNAAATPAMALKLEAVKTLPEELFLLQTMGDDRAVAETYVAGVALKTGLQDRRSDGRT; this is encoded by the coding sequence ATGACGACAACACTCCTGCGCGGCCGCCTGCTGTCCTTTCATCGGGCGCCGCTCAGTCTGGCCGACAGCCAGAGTTACCTCTACGAGGAAGATGGCGGCCTGCTGATCGAAGACGGGCTGATCGCGTCGGTCGGCGCCTATGCCGACGTCCAGGCGAAGGCAGCCGCTGACGTCGTCGAGATCGACCATCGCCCGCATCTGATCCTGCCCGGCTTCATCGACATGCACCTGCATTTTCCGCAGATGCAGGTGATCGCCTCCTATGCCGCCAACCTGCTCGAATGGCTGAATACCTATACCTTTCCCGAGGAATGCCGTTTCGTCGAAAGCGCGCATGCTGAGAGGATCGCCACGCATTTCTACGACGAACTGATCCGCCATGGCACGACGACGGCGGTCGCCTATTGCTCGGTGCACAAGACCTCGGCCGACGCCTTCTTCGCCGAGGCGATGAAGCGCAACATGCGCATGGTTGGCGGCAAGGTTATGATGGACCGCAACGCGCCGCAGGGCCTGCTCGACACGCCCGAGATGGGTTATGATGAGACCCGCCAGGTGATCGCGGACTGGCACGGCAAGGGCCGCAACCACGTCGCCATCACCCCGCGCTTCGCCATCACCTCGACGCCGGCGCAGATGGAAGCCACGGGCGCCCTTGCCCGCGAATTTCCCGACCTGCACATCCAGACGCATCTGTCGGAAAATCACGACGAGATCAAATTCACCTGCGAGCTCTATCCCGAAGCGATCGACTATACCGACATCTACGCCCGCTACGGCCTGCTCGGGCCGAAAAGCCTCTTCGGCCACGCCATCCACCTCTCCGAGCGCGAAGCCGATGTCATGAGCGAGACGGGCGCCGTCGCCGTCCACTGCCCGACCTCGAACCTCTTCCTCGGCTCTGGCCTGTTTCCGCTGAAGGCGCTGGCGCGACGCGAAAAGCCGGTTCGTATCGGTGTTGCAACCGATATCGGCGGCGGCTCCAGCTATTCAATGCTGAAAACCATGGACGAGGCCTACAAGATCCAGCAGCTGCTCGGCGAACGGCTGAACCCGCTGGAAAGCTATTACTTAATGACGCGCGGCAATGCCGAGGCGCTGTCGCTGGCCGACCGGATCGGCACGCTGGACGCCGGCACTGAGGCCGATCTCGTTGTCCTCAACGCCGCCGCGACCCCGGCCATGGCGCTGAAGCTGGAAGCGGTGAAGACCCTGCCCGAAGAGCTCTTCCTTCTGCAGACGATGGGCGACGACCGGGCGGTCGCCGAAACCTATGTGGCGGGCGTCGCTTTGAAAACCGGGCTTCAGGATCGACGCAGCGACGGTAGAACGTGA
- the glpK gene encoding glycerol kinase GlpK, which yields MSGYVLAIDQGTTSTRAIVFNGDMHVAGKGQKEFTQIYPRSGWVEHDAEEIWDSVVSTVNMALRDAGITASDVAALGITNQRETVVVWERETGRPIQNAIVWQDRRTASYCDNLKRQDLERLFTKKTGLLLDPYFSGTKLSWMLANVKGARARAAKGDLCFGTIDTFLIWRLTGGKSFVTDATNASRTLMYNIAENSWDEDLLDILRVPAAMLPEVKDCAADFGTVDANIFGAPIPILGVAGDQQAATIGQACFAPGMLKSTYGTGCFALLNTGADMVRSKNRLLTTIAYRLNGETTYALEGSIFIAGAAVQWLRDGLGIIGSAAETNTLAEKADPTQEVYLVPAFTGLGAPHWDAKARGAIFGLTRNTGPAEFSRAALEAVCYQTRDLLDAMQKDWKNGTEDTVLRVDGGMVASDWTMQRLADLLDAPVDRPVILETTALGAAWLAGSRAGVWPDRDGFSATWKRDRRFEPDMDEKVRAAKLKGWKSAVRRTLSES from the coding sequence ATGAGTGGATATGTTCTGGCGATCGATCAGGGAACGACATCGACGCGGGCGATCGTCTTCAATGGTGATATGCATGTCGCCGGCAAGGGCCAGAAGGAATTCACGCAAATCTATCCGCGTTCCGGCTGGGTGGAGCACGATGCCGAGGAGATCTGGGATTCGGTCGTTTCGACCGTCAACATGGCTTTGCGCGACGCCGGGATTACGGCGAGCGATGTTGCTGCACTCGGCATTACCAATCAGCGCGAGACGGTCGTCGTATGGGAGCGCGAGACGGGCCGGCCGATCCAGAATGCCATCGTCTGGCAGGACCGGCGCACGGCGAGCTATTGCGATAATCTGAAGCGGCAGGATCTCGAGCGGCTGTTCACCAAGAAGACCGGCCTGCTCCTCGATCCCTATTTCTCCGGAACGAAGCTTTCCTGGATGCTCGCCAACGTGAAGGGCGCGCGTGCGCGCGCCGCCAAGGGCGATCTCTGCTTCGGGACGATCGACACCTTCCTGATCTGGCGGCTGACCGGCGGCAAGAGTTTCGTCACCGACGCCACCAACGCCTCGCGCACCCTGATGTACAACATCGCCGAAAATAGCTGGGACGAGGATCTGCTCGATATTCTGCGCGTGCCGGCCGCCATGCTGCCGGAGGTGAAGGATTGCGCCGCCGATTTCGGGACGGTCGACGCCAATATCTTCGGCGCGCCGATCCCGATCCTCGGCGTTGCCGGCGACCAGCAGGCGGCAACCATCGGTCAGGCCTGTTTTGCGCCGGGCATGCTGAAATCGACCTATGGCACCGGCTGTTTCGCACTGCTCAACACCGGCGCCGATATGGTCCGCTCGAAAAACCGACTGCTGACCACCATCGCCTATCGCCTGAACGGTGAGACGACCTATGCCCTCGAGGGGTCGATCTTCATCGCCGGCGCAGCGGTGCAATGGCTGCGGGACGGACTCGGGATCATCGGCAGCGCCGCCGAGACCAACACGCTTGCCGAAAAGGCTGATCCGACGCAGGAGGTCTATCTCGTGCCCGCCTTTACCGGGCTGGGCGCGCCGCATTGGGACGCCAAGGCGCGCGGTGCCATATTCGGGCTGACACGCAATACCGGCCCGGCGGAATTCTCCCGAGCGGCGCTCGAAGCCGTCTGTTACCAGACGCGGGACCTGCTCGACGCGATGCAGAAGGACTGGAAGAACGGCACCGAGGATACCGTGCTACGCGTCGACGGCGGCATGGTCGCCTCCGACTGGACGATGCAGCGCCTCGCCGACCTGCTCGATGCCCCCGTCGACCGCCCGGTCATTCTCGAGACGACGGCGCTCGGTGCCGCCTGGCTCGCCGGCAGCCGGGCTGGGGTCTGGCCCGACAGGGACGGCTTTTCGGCGACGTGGAAACGCGACCGGCGGTTCGAGCCCGATATGGATGAGAAGGTGCGGGCGGCCAAGCTCAAGGGTTGGAAGAGTGCTGTCCGGCGGACGCTGAGCGAGAGCTAG
- the xdhB gene encoding xanthine dehydrogenase molybdopterin binding subunit, with amino-acid sequence MDKSTFEDRKVVISGPVHGSLRHDSAHKHVTGSADYIDDIPEPAGLLHGALGLSDRAHAEIISIDLSAVAAYPGVVWVFTGKDVPGVNDTSSNGSHDEPLLAETLVQFHGQPIFAVIAETRDAARRAARLAKIDYRDLTHWHDIDGALANGGPLVITPMTLQRGEPEAEMPNAAMRLKGQMRIGGQEHFYLEGHVAVAIPGEDDEVTVWSSTQHPSEIQHIVGHVLDIPSNAVTVNVRRMGGGFGGKETQGNQFAALAAIAAKKLDRAIKFRPDRDEDMTATGKRHDFLVDYEVGFDAEGRIHAVDATYSARCGFSSDLSGPVTDRALFHADSSYFYPHVHLQSKPLKTHTVSNTAFRGFGGPQGMLGAERLIEEIAYALGKDPLDIRKLNFYGQPGSGRTLTPYHQEVEDNIIARVVEELEDTSDYRARRNAIIGFNRDSRYIKKGIALTPVKFGISFTMTAFNQAGALVHIYQDGSIHLNHGGTEMGQGLYTKVAQVLADSFQVDIDRVKITATTTAKVPNTSATAASSGSDLNGMAAFDAARQIKERLTTFAADKWEVAPSDVVFLPNRVRVGESEIPFSDFIKQAYFARVQLSAAGFYKTPKIHWDRKAGRGTPFYYFAYGAACTEVSIDTLTGEYLIDRTDILHDVGRSLNPAIDLGQVEGAFVQGMGWLTTEELWWDDKGRLRTHAPSTYKIPLASDRPKIFNVRLAEWSENAEATIGRSKAVGEPPFMLAISVLEALSMAVASVADYKVCPRLDAPATPERVLMAVERMKRV; translated from the coding sequence ATGGACAAGTCCACCTTCGAAGACCGCAAAGTCGTCATCTCAGGCCCGGTGCACGGTTCGCTGCGCCATGACTCAGCGCATAAACATGTCACCGGAAGTGCCGATTATATCGATGATATTCCCGAACCCGCCGGCCTGCTGCACGGCGCGCTCGGCCTTTCCGACCGGGCGCATGCCGAAATCATAAGCATCGATCTTTCCGCGGTCGCCGCCTATCCCGGCGTCGTCTGGGTTTTCACCGGCAAGGACGTGCCCGGCGTCAACGACACGAGTTCCAACGGCAGCCATGACGAGCCGCTGCTCGCCGAAACCTTGGTTCAGTTCCACGGCCAGCCGATTTTTGCCGTCATCGCCGAGACGCGCGACGCGGCGCGGCGCGCCGCCCGGCTGGCGAAGATCGACTATCGCGACCTCACGCACTGGCACGATATTGACGGCGCGCTTGCCAATGGCGGCCCGCTGGTCATCACCCCGATGACGCTCCAGCGCGGCGAGCCGGAAGCGGAAATGCCGAATGCGGCCATGAGGCTGAAGGGGCAGATGCGCATCGGCGGTCAGGAGCATTTCTATCTCGAAGGCCATGTCGCCGTGGCCATTCCCGGAGAGGACGACGAGGTCACCGTCTGGTCCTCGACCCAGCACCCGAGCGAAATCCAGCACATTGTCGGCCATGTGCTCGATATCCCGTCAAACGCGGTCACCGTCAATGTGCGCCGCATGGGCGGCGGCTTCGGTGGCAAGGAAACGCAGGGCAATCAGTTCGCAGCCCTTGCGGCGATCGCCGCCAAGAAGCTCGACCGTGCGATTAAATTCCGCCCGGACCGCGACGAGGATATGACCGCCACCGGCAAGCGCCATGATTTCCTGGTCGATTACGAAGTGGGTTTCGATGCCGAAGGCCGCATCCACGCGGTCGACGCAACCTATTCGGCGCGCTGCGGCTTCTCCTCGGATCTGTCGGGACCGGTGACCGACCGCGCCCTCTTTCATGCCGATTCCAGCTATTTCTATCCGCATGTGCATCTCCAGTCGAAACCGCTGAAAACCCACACCGTCTCCAACACCGCCTTCCGCGGCTTCGGCGGACCGCAGGGCATGCTCGGTGCCGAGCGTCTCATCGAGGAAATCGCTTACGCCCTCGGCAAGGATCCGCTCGATATCCGCAAGCTGAATTTCTACGGCCAGCCGGGCTCGGGACGGACGCTGACGCCCTACCATCAGGAGGTCGAGGACAATATCATTGCCCGCGTCGTCGAAGAGCTGGAGGATACGTCAGACTACCGGGCGCGGCGCAATGCCATCATCGGCTTCAACCGCGACAGCCGCTATATCAAGAAGGGCATCGCCCTGACGCCGGTCAAATTCGGCATCTCCTTTACCATGACCGCCTTCAACCAAGCCGGCGCCCTGGTCCATATCTATCAGGACGGCTCGATCCATCTGAACCACGGCGGCACGGAAATGGGCCAGGGCCTCTACACCAAGGTGGCGCAGGTGCTGGCCGACAGCTTCCAGGTCGATATCGACCGCGTGAAGATCACCGCGACGACGACGGCCAAGGTGCCGAACACCTCGGCAACTGCCGCCTCCTCCGGCTCGGATCTGAACGGCATGGCGGCCTTCGATGCCGCCCGCCAGATCAAGGAACGTCTCACGACCTTCGCCGCCGACAAATGGGAAGTGGCGCCTTCCGACGTCGTCTTCCTGCCCAATCGCGTGCGCGTCGGCGAGAGCGAGATTCCCTTTTCCGATTTCATCAAGCAGGCCTATTTCGCCCGCGTCCAGCTGTCGGCCGCCGGTTTCTACAAGACGCCGAAGATCCACTGGGACCGCAAGGCCGGCCGCGGCACACCCTTCTATTATTTCGCCTATGGCGCCGCCTGCACCGAGGTTTCGATCGACACACTGACCGGCGAATATCTGATCGACCGCACCGACATTCTCCACGACGTCGGCCGCTCGTTGAACCCGGCAATCGACCTCGGCCAGGTCGAGGGCGCCTTCGTGCAAGGCATGGGCTGGCTGACGACGGAAGAACTATGGTGGGACGACAAGGGGCGGCTGCGCACCCATGCACCCTCCACCTACAAGATCCCCCTCGCCTCCGACCGCCCGAAGATCTTCAATGTGCGGCTTGCCGAATGGTCGGAGAACGCGGAAGCCACCATCGGCCGCTCCAAGGCCGTCGGCGAACCGCCCTTCATGCTGGCGATCTCGGTGCTGGAAGCGCTGTCGATGGCGGTGGCGAGCGTGGCCGATTACAAGGTCTGCCCAAGGCTCGATGCGCCGGCGACGCCAGAGCGGGTGCTGATGGCGGTGGAGCGGATGAAGCGGGTGTAG
- a CDS encoding 3-hydroxybutyrate dehydrogenase: MSRSVVVTGSTSGIGLAIATAFAEAGDNVVINGFGNADEIKAIVERLESMSKGRAIYHPADMTKPAEIADLIETAAKRFGTVDVLVNNAGIQHVEKIEDFPIEKWDQIIAINLSSSFHTMRAAIPLMKTKKHGRIINIASAHGLVASPFKSAYVAAKHGILGLTKTAALELAEFGVTVNAICPGYVLTPLVEKQIPDTAKARGMTEEEVKSEVILKAQPTREFVKAEEIGALSLYLASAAARQVTGTHISIDGGWTAA; encoded by the coding sequence ATGAGCAGATCAGTCGTCGTCACCGGTTCCACCAGCGGCATCGGTCTTGCGATCGCCACCGCCTTCGCCGAAGCGGGCGACAACGTCGTCATCAATGGCTTCGGAAATGCCGATGAAATCAAGGCAATCGTCGAACGGCTTGAATCGATGTCGAAGGGCCGGGCGATCTACCATCCGGCCGACATGACGAAGCCCGCTGAAATCGCCGACCTGATCGAAACGGCAGCAAAGCGCTTCGGCACCGTCGATGTCCTGGTCAACAACGCCGGCATACAGCATGTCGAGAAGATCGAGGATTTCCCGATCGAGAAATGGGACCAGATCATCGCGATCAATCTGTCGAGCTCTTTTCACACCATGCGCGCCGCGATCCCGCTGATGAAAACGAAGAAGCATGGCCGCATCATCAATATTGCCTCGGCGCACGGGCTCGTCGCCTCCCCCTTCAAATCCGCCTATGTCGCGGCAAAACATGGTATATTAGGACTCACGAAGACAGCGGCGCTGGAACTTGCCGAATTCGGCGTGACGGTCAATGCCATCTGCCCCGGCTACGTGCTGACGCCGCTGGTCGAAAAGCAGATACCCGATACCGCCAAGGCCCGCGGCATGACCGAGGAAGAGGTGAAGAGCGAGGTCATCCTCAAGGCGCAGCCGACGCGCGAATTCGTCAAGGCCGAAGAGATTGGCGCATTATCGCTCTACCTCGCCAGCGCCGCTGCCCGGCAGGTGACCGGAACGCACATCTCGATTGACGGTGGCTGGACGGCGGCTTAA
- the xdhC gene encoding xanthine dehydrogenase accessory protein XdhC, whose product MTNLSTFLAAHPDSILVDITGTQGSTPRETGTFMLVSQTALWGTIGGGQFEFMAIANAREMLAGTGGAATMDIPLGPEIGQCCGGRTQLRFRRLTQALTDELKARVAGEIERLPEVFLFGAGHVGRALAAALAPLPLSVTVVETRQEELTNLPAAMKTRLVPMPEVLVKDISAGGAVVILTHDHALDFLIAREALAREDLAYTGMIGSATKRATLASWLSREGGERGWMERLTLPIGGSAVRDKRPEVIAAMTAAEILTALAAYRLQASS is encoded by the coding sequence ATGACCAACCTTTCCACCTTCCTCGCCGCCCACCCCGACAGCATCCTCGTCGACATCACCGGCACCCAGGGCTCCACCCCGCGTGAAACCGGCACCTTCATGCTCGTCTCTCAAACCGCTTTATGGGGCACGATCGGCGGCGGGCAGTTCGAATTCATGGCGATCGCAAATGCCCGGGAGATGCTGGCGGGAACCGGCGGCGCAGCCACCATGGATATTCCGCTCGGCCCCGAAATCGGTCAGTGCTGCGGCGGGCGCACGCAACTGCGGTTTCGGCGGTTGACGCAGGCGCTAACGGATGAGCTCAAGGCAAGGGTTGCAGGCGAGATTGAGCGCCTGCCGGAGGTCTTTCTCTTTGGAGCGGGCCATGTCGGCCGGGCGCTGGCGGCAGCCCTTGCGCCGCTGCCGCTGTCGGTGACGGTCGTCGAAACCAGGCAGGAGGAATTGACCAATCTGCCGGCTGCGATGAAGACCCGGCTGGTGCCGATGCCGGAAGTGCTGGTGAAGGATATTTCGGCCGGTGGCGCGGTCGTCATCCTGACGCATGACCACGCGCTGGACTTTCTCATCGCCCGTGAAGCGCTGGCACGGGAAGATCTCGCCTATACCGGCATGATCGGTTCGGCGACCAAACGCGCCACCCTGGCAAGCTGGCTTTCCCGCGAAGGCGGCGAACGGGGCTGGATGGAGCGATTGACGCTGCCGATCGGCGGCTCGGCGGTCAGGGACAAACGCCCGGAGGTGATCGCCGCAATGACCGCCGCCGAAATCCTGACGGCGCTGGCGGCCTATCGCTTGCAGGCGTCCTCGTAA
- a CDS encoding LysR substrate-binding domain-containing protein, giving the protein MKLSKQFPLNALRVFEAAARLGSFTKAGDELGMTQTAVSYQIKLLEENVGEPLFLRRPRQIVLTETGERLAPKVTEAFAMLHDAMATARDSVDGTLAISSTHTFASKWLAPRLGSFHLKHPAIAVRFQATSDIIDFSREQIDVAIRWGDGNWPGLTLHRLMGLEFTPMLSPKLAESAGGIREPRDLLKFDLFDAGDIWWKQWFEAAGVTETDLDRRPRNQLGSQAVEADAAMSGHGVAILNPAFYAAEIALGRLYQPFELTRSDGKAYWLAYPENRRNVPKIKAFRNWILEEMKVAGQ; this is encoded by the coding sequence ATGAAACTGTCGAAGCAATTTCCGCTGAATGCTCTGCGCGTCTTCGAGGCCGCCGCCCGGCTCGGCAGTTTCACCAAGGCGGGCGATGAACTCGGCATGACGCAGACGGCCGTTAGCTACCAGATCAAACTGCTGGAGGAGAATGTCGGCGAGCCGCTCTTCCTGCGCCGCCCCCGCCAGATCGTGCTGACGGAGACCGGCGAACGGCTGGCGCCGAAGGTGACCGAAGCCTTCGCGATGCTGCACGACGCCATGGCGACGGCGCGCGACAGCGTCGACGGCACGCTCGCCATCAGCTCGACCCATACTTTCGCATCGAAATGGCTGGCGCCGCGCCTCGGCTCTTTCCATTTGAAGCATCCGGCCATCGCCGTGCGCTTTCAGGCGACCTCTGATATCATCGATTTTTCCCGCGAGCAGATCGATGTCGCCATCCGCTGGGGCGACGGCAACTGGCCAGGGCTGACCCTGCACCGGCTGATGGGGCTGGAGTTCACCCCGATGCTGAGCCCGAAGCTGGCGGAATCGGCCGGCGGCATCAGGGAACCGCGCGATCTGCTGAAATTCGATCTCTTCGATGCCGGCGACATCTGGTGGAAACAATGGTTCGAGGCAGCCGGCGTCACCGAGACGGATCTCGATCGCCGCCCGCGCAATCAGCTCGGCTCCCAGGCGGTGGAAGCCGACGCGGCGATGTCAGGACATGGCGTCGCCATCCTCAACCCGGCCTTCTATGCGGCCGAGATCGCCCTCGGTCGGCTCTACCAGCCCTTCGAGCTGACCCGCAGCGACGGCAAGGCTTACTGGCTAGCCTATCCCGAAAACCGCCGCAACGTGCCGAAGATCAAGGCCTTCCGCAACTGGATCCTCGAAGAGATGAAGGTGGCCGGTCAGTAG